From one Rubrobacter xylanophilus genomic stretch:
- the cydD gene encoding thiol reductant ABC exporter subunit CydD, with product MATNGELLREVGAIRVFVGAAIGLGFLAALVTVAQMALLSGIVARVFLGGGDLAGVQNQLILLVCLAFLRAAVLWLREVVSQRGAERAKSELREKLFSHVLSLGPAYCRDQRTGELVTATTEGIEKLEPYLARYLPQMALSALVPLLVAAYVFPRDLSSAVLLLVTAPVIPVMMMLVGSYAEEHMQRQWGALSRMGAHFLDALQGITTLKVFGRSADEREAVAGTSEEFRCRTLKVLRFAFLSGLVLEFMTAAAIALVAVVLGVRVVNGAISFEQAFLVLLLAPEFYKPLRELGVHRHAGMEGKAAAERILEILHTPAPVREGRGRSRGDSGAPRIEFSGVGFTYPGAEHPALSDVSFSLPAGSRTALVGRSGSGKSTLVDLLLRFADPTEGGIIADGTPVEQLDAREWRERVALVPQRPHLFSGSVLENIRLARPQASRKEVERAAELAGVSEFIRRLPRGYDAWIGERGARLSGGEAQRLAIARAFLKDAPVLVLDEPTSALDPETEQLIARSLELLSRGRTVLVVAHRLNTVRSADQIVVLEGGRVVEVGTHRELLARAGPYAGFVGVLEGGAA from the coding sequence GTGGCGACGAACGGAGAGCTGCTCAGGGAGGTTGGCGCGATCCGCGTCTTCGTAGGCGCGGCGATCGGGCTGGGGTTCCTCGCAGCGCTTGTCACCGTGGCGCAGATGGCCCTCCTGAGCGGGATCGTGGCCCGCGTCTTTCTGGGTGGTGGGGATCTGGCGGGGGTGCAGAACCAGCTGATCCTCCTGGTCTGTCTGGCTTTCCTGCGCGCGGCCGTGCTGTGGCTGCGGGAGGTGGTCTCCCAAAGAGGAGCTGAGCGGGCCAAGTCCGAGCTGCGGGAGAAGCTCTTCTCCCACGTCCTGAGCCTGGGGCCGGCATACTGCCGGGACCAGCGAACCGGGGAACTGGTGACGGCGACGACCGAGGGGATCGAGAAGCTGGAGCCCTATCTCGCCCGCTACCTGCCCCAGATGGCCCTGAGCGCCCTGGTGCCGCTGCTGGTCGCCGCGTACGTCTTTCCGCGGGATCTCTCGAGCGCCGTGCTCCTGCTCGTCACCGCGCCGGTCATACCGGTGATGATGATGCTGGTGGGGAGCTACGCCGAGGAGCACATGCAGCGTCAGTGGGGTGCGCTCTCCCGCATGGGCGCGCACTTTCTCGATGCCCTGCAGGGGATCACCACCCTCAAGGTTTTCGGGCGCTCGGCGGATGAGCGTGAGGCGGTGGCCGGAACCAGCGAGGAGTTCAGGTGCAGGACGCTCAAGGTGCTGCGCTTCGCGTTCCTCTCGGGACTCGTGCTGGAGTTCATGACCGCCGCCGCCATAGCCCTCGTCGCCGTCGTGTTGGGGGTGCGGGTGGTGAACGGTGCGATCTCGTTCGAGCAGGCGTTCCTGGTGTTGCTTTTGGCGCCGGAGTTCTACAAGCCCCTGCGGGAGCTCGGCGTACATCGCCACGCCGGGATGGAGGGCAAGGCGGCCGCGGAGAGGATACTCGAGATACTGCACACCCCGGCGCCGGTGAGGGAGGGGAGGGGGCGGAGCCGCGGGGACTCCGGAGCTCCGAGGATAGAGTTTTCCGGCGTGGGCTTCACCTATCCCGGCGCGGAGCATCCCGCTCTCTCGGATGTCAGTTTCTCCCTGCCGGCCGGCTCCAGGACGGCCCTCGTGGGGCGGAGCGGTTCGGGCAAGAGCACGCTCGTGGATCTCCTCCTGCGCTTCGCGGATCCTACGGAGGGCGGGATCATCGCCGACGGGACGCCGGTTGAACAGTTGGACGCTCGGGAGTGGCGCGAACGGGTGGCCCTGGTGCCCCAGAGACCGCACCTCTTCTCCGGCAGCGTGCTGGAGAACATCCGCCTGGCGCGCCCGCAGGCGAGCCGCAAAGAGGTCGAGCGGGCTGCGGAGCTTGCGGGCGTCTCCGAGTTCATCCGGAGGTTGCCCCGGGGTTACGACGCCTGGATCGGGGAGAGGGGCGCGCGGCTCTCCGGCGGGGAGGCGCAGCGGCTGGCCATCGCGCGCGCCTTTCTCAAGGACGCGCCGGTGCTCGTCCTGGACGAGCCCACCTCCGCCCTGGATCCCGAGACGGAGCAGCTCATCGCGCGCAGCCTGGAGCTCCTGTCGCGCGGCCGCACCGTGCTCGTGGTCGCCCACCGCCTCAATACCGTTCGCTCCGCGGACCAGATCGTCGTGCTCGAGGGAGGGCGCGTGGTCGAGGTGGGGACGCACCGGGAGCTCCTCGCGCGTGCAGGACCGTACGCCGGGTTCGTGGGCGTCTTGGAGGGCGGGGCGGCGTGA
- a CDS encoding FAD-binding oxidoreductase: MKRSPSFRELLESLEGSFGDRCRRHGAGPLATVLPASVEEVVSLARAARRYSVALHPSGAEMDPDLSPPEGEVILVSTRMLRAVRFPDEERRRVEVGPGVLWLELENELHTVHRALPVYPTSAPRTTVGGWLARDGVGVGSFACGWLGENVLSVRVVTPEGHLRTLEGAQVRSVIGALGKTGVIVQATLRLRETTGDRPFAAVFERASDLQRAVVSLLEQRPPLWHLGFANPPMAETLGVRGRYLLFGASLGGGAEPEDLLARILAGNRGRSLDVAEAYRVWGSRFFPADPSRPTPSPGRVLVPASRAGGVLEHAGAAPVRLAVLGSVSRDGSALLLAFAVSGKRLASLGAGDEAGLVGAARSAGGELYHEVLRRRAVRDYTDGSERPE; the protein is encoded by the coding sequence ATGAAGCGTAGCCCGTCTTTCAGGGAGCTCCTCGAGAGCCTGGAGGGGAGCTTCGGAGACCGCTGCAGGCGGCACGGTGCGGGGCCGCTGGCGACGGTGCTGCCGGCGAGCGTCGAGGAAGTGGTGTCGCTGGCGCGAGCGGCGCGCCGGTACTCCGTGGCGCTGCATCCCTCGGGTGCGGAGATGGACCCGGATCTCTCCCCGCCCGAGGGGGAAGTGATCCTGGTGAGCACCCGGATGCTGCGCGCCGTCCGCTTCCCGGACGAGGAGCGCCGCCGGGTCGAGGTCGGGCCCGGTGTTCTGTGGCTGGAGCTCGAGAACGAGCTCCACACCGTGCACCGGGCGCTCCCCGTCTACCCCACCAGCGCTCCCCGGACGACGGTCGGCGGCTGGCTCGCCCGCGACGGCGTGGGTGTGGGCTCCTTCGCCTGCGGCTGGTTGGGGGAGAACGTGCTCTCGGTCCGGGTGGTGACCCCGGAGGGGCACCTGCGCACCCTCGAGGGTGCGCAGGTGCGCTCCGTGATCGGGGCCCTGGGAAAGACCGGCGTGATCGTGCAGGCCACGCTCAGGCTCCGGGAGACCACCGGAGACAGGCCCTTCGCCGCGGTCTTCGAGAGGGCCTCAGACCTTCAGAGGGCCGTCGTCTCCCTCCTGGAGCAAAGACCTCCCCTGTGGCACCTCGGGTTCGCCAACCCGCCGATGGCGGAGACGCTGGGCGTGCGGGGGCGGTACCTGCTCTTCGGGGCCTCTTTGGGGGGTGGCGCTGAGCCCGAGGACCTGCTCGCACGGATCCTGGCCGGGAACCGCGGCAGGTCGCTCGACGTCGCCGAGGCCTACAGGGTGTGGGGCAGCAGGTTCTTCCCCGCGGATCCCTCCCGCCCGACCCCGAGCCCGGGACGGGTGCTCGTCCCCGCCTCCCGCGCGGGGGGCGTCCTGGAGCACGCTGGTGCGGCCCCCGTCCGGCTGGCCGTACTGGGGTCCGTGTCGCGCGACGGCTCCGCCCTCCTGCTCGCGTTCGCGGTTTCGGGGAAGCGTCTGGCGAGCCTCGGGGCCGGGGACGAGGCCGGGTTGGTCGGGGCGGCGCGCAGCGCCGGAGGAGAGCTCTATCACGAGGTCCTTCGGCGCCGAGCGGTGAGAGATTACACCGACGGATCGGAGAGGCCGGAATAG
- a CDS encoding universal stress protein, with protein MEREGESGGVVSGFPERVLLAVDGSEDAEFAARVAADLCRRSGAELHLIHAWQYVHSPHLQAYIRSELRRWGQEILEAQAKSIEAAGAGVTKVHLVMGRAAEAILNVSEEVGADLVVMGGRGTNPIERLLLGSVSEEVVHHAGRPVLIVRGRRWPPKRVVVGDDGSEPAREAARAGMLLARLLGAEELLLRAHPGPPLPVRDRDSEAARELDEALRRDEESLRRRAEELGALLGLRPRFVLVEKEPAAAILDAVGEEAALVAVGSRGLGAVRRAALGSVSTKVLRAAPCPVLVCPGRVRREVAGPQGSPAETSSR; from the coding sequence ATGGAGCGTGAAGGAGAGAGCGGCGGGGTGGTGAGCGGGTTCCCGGAGAGGGTGCTTCTCGCGGTGGACGGGTCGGAGGATGCGGAGTTCGCCGCCCGCGTTGCGGCCGATCTCTGCCGGCGCAGCGGGGCGGAGCTGCACCTGATCCACGCCTGGCAGTACGTGCACTCCCCGCACCTGCAGGCGTACATCCGCTCGGAGCTCAGGCGCTGGGGCCAGGAGATCCTCGAGGCGCAGGCGAAGAGCATCGAGGCGGCGGGTGCCGGCGTGACGAAGGTGCACCTCGTAATGGGCCGCGCGGCGGAGGCGATACTGAACGTCTCGGAGGAGGTCGGGGCCGACCTCGTCGTCATGGGCGGCCGGGGGACGAACCCGATCGAACGCCTGCTGCTGGGCAGCGTCTCAGAGGAGGTCGTCCACCACGCCGGGCGGCCCGTGTTGATCGTCCGGGGACGTCGTTGGCCGCCGAAAAGGGTGGTCGTGGGTGATGACGGCTCGGAACCGGCCCGGGAGGCCGCCAGGGCCGGGATGCTCCTCGCGAGGCTTCTGGGGGCGGAGGAGCTGCTGCTGAGAGCCCATCCAGGACCCCCGCTGCCGGTCAGGGACCGGGACTCCGAAGCGGCCCGAGAGCTCGACGAGGCACTGCGCCGCGACGAGGAGAGCCTCCGGAGACGGGCCGAGGAGCTCGGTGCGCTCCTGGGCCTCCGTCCGCGCTTCGTCCTCGTGGAGAAGGAGCCGGCCGCTGCCATCCTGGATGCTGTGGGGGAGGAGGCGGCGCTCGTCGCCGTGGGCTCGCGGGGCCTGGGGGCCGTCAGGCGCGCCGCGCTGGGCAGCGTCTCCACCAAGGTGTTGCGGGCCGCCCCGTGCCCCGTCCTGGTGTGTCCGGGACGGGTTCGGCGGGAGGTCGCGGGACCGCAGGGCTCGCCGGCGGAGACCTCCTCCCGGTGA
- a CDS encoding ZIP family metal transporter has translation MEAPGATQVFLLALMTAAATGAGALPFLFAKRPSRKWMGASNALAGGLMLAASFGLIYEGASRGLFRTTAGMVLGLLFILLTRAFLQEEKHDRVAFAAMSPLDARKAVLIVGIMTLHSFTEGIGIGVSFGGGEALGVFISVALAVHNVPEGLAISLVLVPRGVSALRAAMWSVFSSLPQPLMAVPAFLFVGLFEPVLPVGLGFAGGAMIWMVFSELLPDALEETSSNAVAVVTTLAVTAMVLFQFLIR, from the coding sequence ATGGAGGCACCCGGCGCCACCCAGGTTTTCCTGCTCGCGCTGATGACTGCCGCGGCCACGGGAGCGGGAGCGCTCCCGTTCCTGTTCGCCAAACGCCCGTCCCGCAAGTGGATGGGCGCCTCCAACGCCCTGGCCGGCGGGCTCATGCTCGCGGCGAGCTTCGGCCTGATCTACGAGGGGGCCTCCCGCGGCCTGTTCCGCACCACCGCGGGCATGGTGCTGGGCCTCCTCTTCATCCTGCTCACCCGGGCTTTCCTGCAGGAGGAGAAGCACGACCGCGTAGCCTTCGCCGCGATGAGCCCGCTGGATGCCCGAAAGGCCGTGCTCATAGTGGGGATCATGACGCTCCACTCCTTCACGGAGGGGATCGGAATAGGCGTCTCCTTCGGGGGAGGAGAGGCGCTGGGAGTGTTCATAAGCGTGGCGCTGGCCGTACACAACGTCCCGGAAGGGCTGGCCATAAGCCTCGTGCTGGTGCCCCGGGGGGTGAGCGCCCTGCGGGCCGCCATGTGGAGCGTCTTCTCGAGCCTGCCCCAGCCGCTCATGGCCGTTCCGGCCTTTCTCTTCGTAGGCCTCTTCGAGCCGGTTTTGCCCGTGGGGCTGGGCTTCGCGGGGGGAGCGATGATCTGGATGGTCTTCTCCGAGCTGCTGCCCGACGCTCTCGAGGAGACCTCCAGCAACGCCGTCGCGGTGGTGACGACGCTCGCGGTGACAGCGATGGTGCTCTTCCAGTTCCTCATCCGGTAG
- a CDS encoding DoxX family protein — protein MSARAGSSQIPEPNVTRFLFADTRMAPVWLVVRVYLGALWLLAGWGKLFDPAWVGSEAGAAVRGFAQGALQLTGGEHPQVTGWYAGFLENVVIPNATFFSYLVVFGEIAVGLGLILGVLTGIAAFFGAFMNASFLFAGTAGANPLMFILAVLIMMAWRVAGHWGVDRWALPAVGVPGAPGPLLRGRHGRGAGESPA, from the coding sequence ATGAGCGCGCGGGCGGGAAGCTCCCAGATACCCGAGCCCAACGTGACTCGCTTTCTCTTCGCCGACACCCGGATGGCGCCCGTGTGGCTGGTCGTCCGGGTCTACCTCGGTGCCCTCTGGCTCCTGGCGGGCTGGGGTAAGCTGTTCGACCCGGCCTGGGTCGGGAGCGAGGCCGGGGCCGCCGTGAGGGGGTTCGCGCAGGGGGCGCTGCAGCTGACCGGCGGTGAGCACCCGCAGGTCACCGGCTGGTACGCGGGCTTCCTGGAGAACGTGGTGATCCCCAACGCGACGTTCTTCTCGTATCTGGTGGTCTTCGGGGAGATCGCGGTCGGGCTCGGCCTGATCCTGGGGGTGCTCACCGGTATTGCGGCGTTCTTCGGGGCGTTCATGAACGCGAGCTTCCTCTTCGCCGGCACCGCCGGGGCCAACCCGCTCATGTTCATCCTGGCCGTCCTGATCATGATGGCCTGGCGGGTGGCCGGGCACTGGGGCGTGGATCGCTGGGCGCTCCCCGCCGTGGGCGTTCCCGGCGCCCCGGGGCCCCTGCTCCGCGGGCGGCACGGCCGGGGAGCCGGCGAGAGCCCGGCTTAG